In a single window of the Antennarius striatus isolate MH-2024 chromosome 3, ASM4005453v1, whole genome shotgun sequence genome:
- the srp19 gene encoding signal recognition particle 19 kDa protein, giving the protein MAHLTQNPADKERFICIYPIYINSKKTLAEGRRIPAEKAVENPSCPEIRDVLTAAGLNVYVENKMHPKEWNKDAQFRGRVRVQVKQADGSFCQEKFTSRKAVMFYVAEMIPKLKTRTQKSGGDTSSQQGEGGKKSKKKKK; this is encoded by the exons ATGGCTCATCTGACTCAAAACCCTGCGGATAAAGAGAG GTTCATCTGCATCTATCCAATCTACATCAACAGTAAAAAGACACTGGCTGAAGGACGAAGGATCCCCGCAGAAAAG GCTGTGGAGAACCCGTCCTGCCCTGAGATCAGAGACGTTCTGACAGCTGCTGGTCTCAACGTCTATGTGGAG AACAAAATGCACCCCAAGGAGTGGAACAAAGACGCCCAGTTCAGAGGGCGGGTCAGAGTTCAGGTGAAGCAGGCCGACGGCAGCTTCTGTCAAGAGAAGTTCACCTCAC GTAAAGCTGTGATGTTTTATGTAGCTGAGATGATCCCTAAACTTAAGACCAGGACCCAGAAGAGTGGAGGAGACACCAGCTCCCAGCAGGgagaaggaggaaagaaaagcaagaaaaagaagaaatag